The stretch of DNA CATCTCTTCAGTCACATCACTGCACACAGACCAAGCAGATCAATGGAAAAATCTTGAGAAACGAAAACCACGTTAATGGACGCAGAAGAGGAGAAAGCTTGCAAACCTGTCAGGCGCTTCCTGTTTGCTGATAagtgaaatatttttcgacGACAAAAGCTGAAAGAAGTTAGCAGCATTACCCTTCAATCTCTCGTAAGTCTTTGTTAAGAACTGGTTGAATTCCTCTGGTTCCTGATCATAAACAATACCCACTGTAAACAGAGATGACAAAGCTAGCAGTTTTTACAAATAACGAGACACAACCAAGCCAGTATGTAAATTACCTACCATAAACCTTAGGACATTGATTCGCAGTTTGCCTAACTACTACATTGTTCCTAACAACACCCATATAGAGTGATTACCTGTTCAATAATGCAGGCCTTCCGCAGGGCAGCAAAACATTCAAGTGCTTTTTGGTAATTATCCCCCTCACGTGAGTTTTCTAACAAAGCTGCTGTGTATTTCTGCATCTCCTCGATTGCCTTCTGAACCCAAGTTGAGCTAGATCTCTTTGCCAGCATGGCTTCAAAATCTTGGACAGGATTTAAATCTCTGATCTGCCCAGCGTTCTCTGATGGAGGATACAAAGCCTCCAAAACCCCATCCTTCTCTGCAGAGGTCTCTGCTTCTGATTTAGCTTGATCACCTGCATCAACATATGCCAGCCTCTCCTGTGTTCGTGCCTTATTTTTCTGTAATCAATTAGGCAATTCAAATGATCCAGCCGTCTGCCACATTGGACCAAAATCAATATGATAAATGTTTGCATCTAACCTTGGGATTCTCTTTCAGCTCAAAGGCTTTGCCTAGATTTTGGATTAATGGTGTTTGTTGGTCAATGACATCAGGATCAGGTTCGGTTATCCTCCTTAGACATCTTTCAAGAGGTGGTACATTTGCATCTGGCTGCTTCGCCTTCAGATCAAGGTAACTGTAAAATCTCTGAAAGAGGACAATGTACCATAATCAACAAAAGAAGAAAcataaaaaagtaaaaataaaagccacagagggagggagggacagCAAGTAGCAACCCAAGTGATGTAGAATCAAGCAGTGCAACTGTTAAGGGAATCAAAAAGCTGACCTCTAAACACAGGTTGACCTCACGCACTAGATTCAATGGTATTGCAAAACTGTTTGATTAGCAAAATTTTTGAACTTTAAGTTCTTTGGTTTGAAGTAGCTATGTTCTTAATCCTgtaaaatgggccaaacttttCTATGGGGTGACAATTGATGCAGAACAGACACAAATACAACTCTTATACTTACCATTTGACCTATACAACTATTTTCACTTTTGAGAGGAACCTAGTAAATTGTCAAAAGCCTACAGCAGTACACACACCTTGTTGTCTTGTTGATCATTGCATGATTTCGTTGGACTGAAAAGAACAGCTACGGTATTTTCCCACTAAGTCAACCTGTACTAAAGGTGCATTGATGGATGGGATAAATGAAAATAAGATGATAAATAAAGTCATGTATAGAAGCATTCCACATGATGTTCTACCACAAAAAAATAGTACCTCCAACATGGGATTTGGTGTAAACTCAGGCTTGAGGACTTCTCTTCCAGGTGGTGCTAGGTCTAGCATCTTCACCAAGTTATCTGCAGCTTCTTGTTGTTCTTCAGTGGGCTGAGATGATGATGGCAAACTGCTCAAGGATCGGAACTGAAACTCTCTGATGTCCTCAGCAAATGGGAGCACATTGAAGTAAAATGAATCTTGCTGCAGCACATAGTAAAAATGATTGAATGCACACAGTCATCCATAAAAAAACTTCGAATGTAAACCACAAATATAAAACTTACGACATTGTTAACTGATGAAATGTTTGGTGTCAATACACCAAGAGCAACATTCCCTTGACCTTGCCTCCACACACATCGCACAATTGCAACCTTGTTCATTTGATGCATTGCTCTTGCTACGGCGGAAACTGCAAGAGTTGCTTTCGTGTTACCAGGTTCAGGTATAAACAAGCATACATCTTTCATAAAATGGTGCCTGCCAAAGTCGAAAAAGAGAAAGCATTACTAATACACAGCCATGCAGGTTCCAAGACTGCAGAACATCAAAGAATTAGGAATACACTTTACCATACATCAAATTCCAAATTGCAAGAAAAAagacaaaaaataattaaattataCGACTATCATGACAAGTCaaaattttataatggcattgctCAGATCAGAAGAGAACTAATATAACCATTAAGCTATCAAGTGTCAACCAAAAATGCACCAGGATGAATTCTACAACTTTTTTGTTTCTTGAATTGAATAAAAATTCATTACGATATGTACTCAAGGGTAAAATCAAGTAGACAGGTTTCATCTGCCGAAATAACCACAAGCTTCACTGATGTAGATAGGGCTGGGTAATGAAGGGTTCGCTCTTGCCTACAAGGAAGTCAAATCACTTCATATGGCTATGTTCAATTTATAGCTCAACTCCCCGGTTCTCATTGAAGAATGACAAAATAGAGACCATTTAGCCATTTCACCAGTGTTATCACAAACGTCAAAATGCTAAACATTCTTTCACCTATCGTTTAGCTATTTATTCAGGCTAAACATCCATTTAAGTGGGTTATAATGGTCATCAAACGGGACAAACAGCTAATTAAACGGACATGGCTAACCACCATGTAGTGTTTGTACAGTGTTTAAACTTTCTAAACAACGGTTTAGGCGAACAGGCACCACCTGATCCAAATTTGTTCTTACAGAGTAGCCATGTGGTGTGCATTTGAAATAATTGCACAGCATATTTTTGTTTGCATGGTTTCCAAATGATTGCCCTTGAAGACTCCGAATAGACATAATATACAGGAGCAATGTACAAGTTTTGTCCCCATAGTCCTTGCAACAGTAGCAAATATGGGATAGCAAAGGGAACATAACTTTTAAGAATATAAAATACTTGGTCTTGAGATTTATAAACAAACACTAAAGCAATAAGAAACGAAAACTATCACCAATTGGTAGTACGAGAAGAAGTTTTTGTAGAAAATAAGTATAGCATGGTTTATTTTCTCCTTCAGCTatcattttattttataaatagaaaaaAGGAAAGGTTTTTAGAGCATTAGCTACTAGCAGAATTTAATGATCGTGTCTAGCATTGATGTGACAACTACTGATAATGAAGAAAGCGCAATAGCAAGTACAAACCAACAAATGCCAAAGAATAACATTTATATACTCAGATGCCAAGTCAAAGGTTATAGAATACCGTGATATGCTGGATCTATCTGTAAATCCCAGAAGCTTCACACCTTTCTCTGGCTTGAACTTGACCGCCTCCCATTCGGCAGATGATATCGGGACAACTTGAGGACCATAAAGATATCCCTTAATCCTCTGATCTGGTGGAACAACTTTGTCTGGTTCAACAACGCTTTTATACTCATAATCCACTTTGACTTCATGAGAGGCAAATTTATCACTCGGAGGTGCCTTGTCTGAATACTTCTTCAAAGTGGGGAACTTTTCCTCGGCTGTTTTCTTATAGACCCACACCTATCCACAAGAGCATCCAAATCAACCATGACTGTGAGCAATGTTGGCATGCTATCAATAGGCTCAAACAACTTGCAAACTGAAGGAAAAATCTTGAATTACAATAAACTTCTGTAACTGTTGGAAACATTGCATGGAAATGATTAAAAAAATACTGGGCCTACCACCTACCTTAATTTTAAAATTGGGGCTCACTTCCAGGTCTCCCCTGAAGACAGTAACTGGAAGCACATTTCTTGTCTTCAGAGCACCCAACAGGGATGTTGGGCTGTCAACCTGGACTACCTTTGCTACTGATCTATTTCTGAATTGATACAATAGTCGGTCATTTTCTTCCATTACAGAATTATGATGAACTCCTGGTTCTCTGAAGACAATGCACTCCATCTTGATATCATGTCTTTTCATCTGGTCTGCAATGGTGTCCACCTGATCTTCTTTAGTCCCCTCAGGTGGATCTCTTAACGGATACTGTGCACTGGTGATTAGACAGAGGCGCCGCTTTCCTTTGGTATTTCCAAATTTCCTAATTACCATATCCAAGCCAACAACAATAGCATCCAGAACTTTGCGTTAGTCAAGGAATTTCTACACTGACTTTGGTCAAATTCCATAGGAACAAAACAAAGCCCAAACAATATCGCAGAAACAGCTTAGATTAATAAAACATAGAAGTATATTGTATCGTTCTATACAAAATAATGAGTCAATGGCAGGACCGCAGGACAAAATTCAATGAAGCACATGAGAAACCAATAATGTTCAATCTAGGCAGGAACCAGTACATAAAGGACCGAAAATGTTAAATCACTTACGTCAATAAAACTAACAAAGGGCACTACGAAAAATGCAAATATTCAAAGATGGCCAAGCTAAGAAATGCTACTTTCTAACTGTCTACATATGATTTTGTTTATCTAGCACACATATATTTAGGTACTTACAGTTTACGTAGCAACACAAGTACTTAGCGATTTATTAGTATAAATCAAACAATAGAAGGATACAATCACCAGGGACAGATCCTGCTGGAAGGTTTTGCAGAGCCTGTGATGTCCCTTCGTCTACAACTTTAATATCATGCGCAACTGTCACATGCTTATAGCCCCCAAGCTCCTTCGCAAGCTCATTGCATGTTTCTGAATAGATCAGGGAAAGCATTTCATAAACTTTTAACTTCCGGAAACAATAAACATAAAATGCTGGCAGTGTTCCTGAATGATGACAAACAATGTAATTCAGAATATCGATGTCTAACTAAACTAAGGGTGTTCCAATGACTTCATCAGAAATCTCCACCAATTCTAGATGCGTGGACAAAAAAAACCCATACAGCTGTCCATTTTTAAGAAAATACTTGGTCAATCTAACTATGAGCAGTTTCATGATAAGCACTCTTTGAAGTGATATAATGAACTAAAGTAGGAAAGTTAGGTTTCTCATTGACTTTACCCTTGTTTTAAAGTCCCATATAATCCAAAAAAGAAGTTTACTAATTTAATGGCAGATGACTACAACCCATTAAGTTCATCTTGAAATGCTTATAATCGTGTTGACTCTTGTGAAGTTGAAGTTAATGTCTCAACACATGAATTAGGTGCAGAAACAACCAGGTTATTGTTTTTCATTCAACACAGTTTATTATGTTTGATCATATTTATCTCAAAACACACTGTTTGATGCCATCTATTAGTACTGAATGGTTATAAAGTGCTTACAAAGGCTCAACCAGTTGGAACTTGGAACCTCAAAAAAAGAATAGAGTTGTTATATTGATAGTTTACAGAATCTAAGTCGAAGGACTAACAGATAAGATTTGAAGTAGAAATAACTataaataactaacctttagttcCAAAGAGGACAATACCAACCTCATCACTTCTATTATAAACTAACTGCATAAAACAAAAGGTGCACGGGAAATTAGCTTGATCAGAGGTGGTTTGACCATGCAACTAAAGGCAGTAGCACTTAAACTTGACGAAGCTGGATGACAAGGATGGAAGAAGACGTGCTTGCCTTCTTATGCACCAGAGTTGAGCATATGTTCTTGACCTCCTGCAGCACCCCATGCATTGAAGGACCAACATCCAGTAGCAAAACCAATGCTTCCTAAGAAATAATTATGCAAAAGCACAGTTGTTACTAAAATACTAAGAGAAAGAATAAGCCCATTCGTGCATTGTTGAAAAAGCGTCCTGACAAACAGAGCTAAGAGTCTTTGGTTCATCGGATTATCCCTCCTGCAGGTTGATAAAGATAACAAAGATATAGACGGAATTTATGACATCTCCTTGGATCATAAACTAGTATATATGTTTTCTGTATTCGCAAGCACAGAGATGATCAAATTTACACATTACTTAAAATCTGCAGTTGAACAAACAGCAGCTGTTGGGCAATCATGTGTGTACCGTCCGGGGAAACAAACATGGTCAACGAGAGAAGT from Panicum virgatum strain AP13 chromosome 9K, P.virgatum_v5, whole genome shotgun sequence encodes:
- the LOC120649040 gene encoding ATP-dependent DNA helicase 2 subunit KU80-like; amino-acid sequence: MARNKEALVLLLDVGPSMHGVLQEVKNICSTLVHKKLVYNRSDEVGIVLFGTKETCNELAKELGGYKHVTVAHDIKVVDEGTSQALQNLPAGSVPGDFLDAIVVGLDMVIRKFGNTKGKRRLCLITSAQYPLRDPPEGTKEDQVDTIADQMKRHDIKMECIVFREPGVHHNSVMEENDRLLYQFRNRSVAKVVQVDSPTSLLGALKTRNVLPVTVFRGDLEVSPNFKIKVWVYKKTAEEKFPTLKKYSDKAPPSDKFASHEVKVDYEYKSVVEPDKVVPPDQRIKGYLYGPQVVPISSAEWEAVKFKPEKGVKLLGFTDRSSISRHHFMKDVCLFIPEPGNTKATLAVSAVARAMHQMNKVAIVRCVWRQGQGNVALGVLTPNISSVNNVQDSFYFNVLPFAEDIREFQFRSLSSLPSSSQPTEEQQEAADNLVKMLDLAPPGREVLKPEFTPNPMLERFYSYLDLKAKQPDANVPPLERCLRRITEPDPDVIDQQTPLIQNLGKAFELKENPKKNKARTQERLAYVDAGDQAKSEAETSAEKDGVLEALYPPSENAGQIRDLNPVQDFEAMLAKRSSSTWVQKAIEEMQKYTAALLENSREGDNYQKALECFAALRKACIIEQEPEEFNQFLTKTYERLKGNAANFFQLLSSKNISLISKQEAPDSDVTEEMARSFYLKQEAASQ